A window of the Aminivibrio sp. genome harbors these coding sequences:
- a CDS encoding 4Fe-4S binding protein, producing the protein MFTWKRVRYAVMLGFLAFITWVGYRHQVLGGGPAGVPTVDALCPLGGLESIYSYLSSGTWLRRVAPSALILFGTVIAMTLLFGRVFCGWICPLGTIGEMSAGLARKLGIRRKGLPPSLDGALKMLKYVILAVILYYTWSLGTLAWRDYDPWAAWMHLAAGWDEIVATPWPFAVLFGLVIGAGLFIERFWCRYLCPLGAALAVFQKLSFTKVVRNRETCITCGKCDRSCPMGIAPMAAEKVTDADCIACGRCTESCPVEKTLVFSFGGRKVLSALAVGLMGVLLFFGAYGTAKLTGYWQTFASTSAEALKDPVDGVFGWMNIDQVAKQVKLSPEKVLEIAKLPSDTARDVPIKKIDGANDEILKEDLKAYFAANPAEAPEPVKEVPANPDELKGSFTLEEVAAGYGLNGAEILKEAGWPADTPRNISLKEAGTSLGREPSDIRTAVKELLKRKQ; encoded by the coding sequence ACGGTGGATGCCCTCTGCCCCCTGGGCGGACTGGAGAGTATCTACAGCTATCTCAGTTCCGGGACATGGCTCCGCAGGGTGGCTCCGAGCGCACTCATCCTGTTCGGCACTGTAATTGCCATGACGCTGCTCTTTGGCCGGGTGTTCTGCGGGTGGATCTGTCCCCTGGGGACCATCGGCGAGATGTCCGCAGGGCTGGCCCGGAAGCTCGGGATCAGGCGCAAGGGGCTTCCCCCGTCTCTTGACGGCGCCCTGAAGATGCTGAAGTACGTTATCCTTGCCGTTATTCTCTACTACACGTGGAGCCTCGGCACCCTCGCTTGGCGGGACTATGATCCCTGGGCAGCCTGGATGCACCTGGCGGCAGGCTGGGACGAGATAGTCGCCACCCCATGGCCCTTCGCCGTTCTCTTCGGCCTGGTCATCGGGGCGGGACTCTTCATCGAACGATTCTGGTGCCGTTATCTCTGCCCTCTCGGGGCGGCTCTGGCCGTTTTCCAGAAACTGAGTTTCACGAAGGTGGTCCGAAACAGGGAAACGTGCATCACCTGCGGCAAGTGCGACCGCTCCTGTCCCATGGGGATCGCCCCGATGGCGGCCGAAAAGGTCACCGATGCGGACTGCATCGCCTGCGGCCGGTGCACAGAGAGCTGCCCCGTGGAGAAGACCCTGGTCTTTTCCTTCGGCGGCCGGAAGGTGCTTTCCGCCCTGGCGGTAGGGCTCATGGGCGTGCTCCTTTTCTTCGGCGCCTACGGCACTGCAAAGCTCACGGGATACTGGCAGACCTTCGCCTCCACGTCCGCGGAAGCCCTGAAGGACCCGGTGGACGGGGTTTTCGGGTGGATGAACATCGACCAGGTGGCGAAACAGGTGAAGCTCTCCCCTGAAAAGGTGCTGGAAATCGCGAAGCTTCCTTCCGACACGGCAAGGGACGTGCCCATCAAGAAAATCGACGGGGCGAACGATGAAATCCTGAAGGAAGACCTGAAGGCCTATTTCGCCGCGAACCCCGCGGAAGCTCCGGAACCGGTCAAAGAAGTCCCGGCGAACCCCGACGAACTGAAGGGCAGCTTCACCCTCGAGGAGGTGGCCGCAGGATACGGCCTGAACGGTGCCGAGATTCTGAAGGAGGCGGGCTGGCCCGCCGATACCCCCCGGAACATCTCCCTCAAGGAGGCGGGAACGTCCCTGGGGAGGGAGCCCTCAGACATCCGGACGGCAGTGAAGGAACTGCTGAAGAGGAAACAGTAG